A stretch of the Gemmatimonadaceae bacterium genome encodes the following:
- a CDS encoding translocation/assembly module TamB domain-containing protein yields MRRSHLLRRIAIAVLVAVVVLVAVVPTAALLALQNGVVARWAATRVLALVNPYKGRVIAVHSVTGDWWSGLTLTGVRLLPADRSPALSIDTVEARYASLIDVVRARSLSSLAIAGLSASATQSRAGIWDLLTPFARPPAPPRAPNAKAPATFSVGRLTIRRAALVAAPRADTATGRRHAPYRLDDLLVSARNVRLGAATAVRLDTLHARIDPATPGLPPLAIDAAGTLAGGRLELARITARGGGTFVSARGSLTLPDSAHPHLRNVDVAIDAQPVRFADLSILVAGLAPHESATVHLEARGALDTLRVAGVAEIERGGRATIGGVVTTSATNVLDSLDVRLEDVKPKAILASATDTGSVSGTLAVRLRGRSLRTADGDAQLDLAPTVRYGSYTVRDLAARAVMTRGVVRATLHGTLRPWKVAATATLSPFDTTRAHDIRAHVVTVGAHPAGIDSADVHAMLHARTVAFSLRAAVAGGTAAATGAATLGTPLEWRVTNGTLSRVNIARLTGDTSASALTGRFTAAGRGTSLASAVAQTRIHLDRSTYRAIRIRRADASVAVRGGVATLAATASLDTGTVSLDASVTPGGAHPGIVVRRLAFAHVDAGPLAGDTALSTDLTGSLAGRAAWRPGAAAATTIAGAARLTLAPSRAGTQRIDSASATVAIGRGTARWHAAASGPHASLTLGGTARPFDRQPVFTVDTGAIRGLDLAGFTGRADLHTSIDAALSARVAGLDPGVARWNAKLSVAASVVRGVSIDSIKVGVALDSGTLAVTAGVAAPDGRGNAAIQGRLVTPGPKRPISLDRILAEADLQLHARGWWRLAEAAPDTAIMLASVDTVTLPLDSGVAALRLTNGRVAIDTLDVRSVLGTLTGSGQAAVARRAGAQPSNLELVADTRDLTPIAQVLGLNVLGADSARLSLALSGTADTPQVRVLARARGIAYNSNRVDALEADVRAALPGLRRLSGTNGTVRATDVAFAGIAARELNVTLGYADRSARVSVAGTLDDGTTASLVADAVPDSIRSALRLDSLAIDHTKYHWRLTHPVPVSYGARYAVKDFELTSNTGRRIAIDGSVGRTGAEHLTVRADSVSLAPLARALGYHALAGAKLVGQATLDGTAAAPRLHADATVVLPKAHADSGTVHAVIDWTAKQLALNGAMTPVDGHPLQVHGNLPLQLSFAAGGAPISVVENGPVDLRIAAAGFDLKTIEPFLDPRTIDQAGGALAIDAHVSGVADAPQLSGTLGLHGLLLRLPSLGVTYEKGTVVAHMANDRLSIDTAQLRSEDGAARLTGSVILRQLTLGQFDLHASMHKFRAVWTSAYQVVASGDVAFQGTTKAPAFSGALRINNGTLDLSATGSGGSAKPVNLTEAELRSIAARFGQEVVVPGGKQATPFFDKLALNLKVTTDRDAWVRRRANPQLQIELSGTVTARKDPRGPLRLYGTLEPIEGRSYVAEFGRRFTVSEGTLTFNGAPQQLRMNIKTQYVVPSTGDPNAAEVTINLDVTGTPQRIRLELSSDPQMSNSDIISYIATGHPEAAGLGLGGNSTGSSNLALQAGTSVAVSQLQGVIEGVGQDQLQLDVIEIRQDAVRGATLVAGRYVSPRVYLGFAQPLGFGQAATDQGNQNLYPEAQVEYNAFKWLVMRLEGGVSDMRFLLRSRHSY; encoded by the coding sequence ATGCGCCGGAGTCATCTGCTGCGCCGGATCGCGATCGCCGTGCTCGTCGCGGTTGTCGTTCTCGTCGCCGTCGTGCCGACCGCGGCGCTGCTTGCTCTGCAGAACGGCGTGGTCGCCCGGTGGGCGGCCACGCGAGTGCTCGCGCTCGTCAATCCCTACAAGGGACGAGTGATCGCCGTTCACTCGGTGACGGGCGACTGGTGGAGCGGACTCACGCTGACCGGCGTGCGGCTGTTGCCGGCGGACCGGTCGCCGGCCCTCTCGATCGACACGGTCGAAGCGCGGTATGCGTCGTTGATCGACGTCGTGCGCGCGCGCTCGCTCTCGTCGCTCGCCATCGCGGGTCTCTCGGCGAGCGCGACGCAGTCGCGCGCCGGCATCTGGGATCTGTTGACGCCGTTCGCGCGCCCGCCGGCGCCGCCGCGCGCGCCTAACGCAAAAGCGCCGGCCACCTTCAGCGTCGGCCGCCTCACCATCCGGCGCGCCGCGCTCGTCGCGGCGCCGCGAGCGGACACGGCCACGGGCCGCCGCCACGCGCCGTACCGCCTGGACGACCTCCTGGTGTCGGCCCGCAACGTTCGGTTAGGCGCGGCCACCGCCGTGCGCCTGGACACCCTGCACGCGCGCATCGATCCGGCGACCCCCGGCCTGCCGCCCCTCGCCATCGACGCCGCCGGCACGCTGGCCGGCGGCCGCCTCGAGCTCGCGCGCATCACCGCGCGCGGCGGCGGCACGTTCGTCAGCGCACGTGGATCGCTGACGCTGCCCGACAGCGCGCATCCGCACCTCCGCAACGTCGACGTCGCGATCGATGCGCAACCGGTGCGATTCGCCGACCTCTCGATCCTCGTGGCGGGACTCGCACCGCACGAGTCGGCCACCGTCCATCTCGAGGCGCGCGGCGCCCTCGACACGCTGCGCGTGGCCGGCGTGGCGGAGATCGAACGCGGCGGACGCGCCACGATCGGCGGCGTCGTCACCACCAGCGCGACCAACGTGCTCGACTCGCTCGACGTGCGACTCGAGGATGTGAAACCCAAAGCCATACTGGCCAGCGCCACCGACACCGGCAGCGTGAGCGGCACGCTCGCCGTGCGCCTGCGCGGCCGGTCGCTCCGCACGGCCGACGGCGACGCCCAACTCGATCTCGCGCCCACGGTGCGCTACGGATCCTACACCGTGCGCGATCTCGCGGCGCGCGCGGTGATGACGCGCGGTGTCGTGCGCGCCACGCTGCATGGAACGCTGCGCCCGTGGAAGGTCGCGGCGACGGCCACGCTGTCTCCGTTCGACACCACGCGGGCGCACGACATCCGCGCGCACGTGGTCACGGTGGGCGCGCACCCCGCCGGCATCGATTCGGCCGACGTGCACGCCATGCTGCACGCGCGGACCGTCGCGTTTTCGCTCCGCGCCGCGGTGGCCGGCGGAACGGCGGCGGCCACCGGCGCCGCGACGCTCGGGACGCCGCTCGAATGGCGCGTGACTAACGGAACACTGTCGCGCGTCAACATCGCGCGCCTGACCGGTGACACCAGCGCCAGCGCGCTCACCGGCCGGTTCACGGCCGCCGGCCGCGGCACCTCGCTCGCGTCGGCGGTGGCGCAGACCCGCATCCACCTCGACCGGTCGACGTATCGCGCGATCCGCATCCGCCGCGCCGATGCCTCGGTCGCGGTGCGCGGCGGCGTCGCCACGCTTGCCGCGACGGCGTCACTCGACACGGGCACGGTGTCCCTCGACGCATCGGTCACGCCCGGCGGCGCGCACCCCGGCATCGTCGTGCGACGCCTCGCGTTCGCGCACGTGGATGCCGGCCCGCTCGCCGGCGACACCGCGCTCTCCACGGACCTCACCGGGTCGCTGGCCGGCCGCGCGGCGTGGCGGCCGGGCGCCGCTGCGGCAACCACCATCGCCGGCGCCGCCCGCCTAACGCTAGCGCCGTCGCGGGCCGGCACGCAACGCATCGATTCGGCGTCGGCCACCGTCGCCATCGGCCGCGGGACAGCGCGCTGGCACGCCGCCGCGTCTGGCCCGCACGCATCGCTCACGTTAGGCGGCACCGCGCGTCCGTTCGACCGGCAGCCGGTCTTCACCGTGGACACCGGCGCCATCCGCGGGCTCGATCTCGCCGGCTTCACCGGCCGCGCCGACCTCCACACCTCGATCGACGCCGCGCTCAGCGCGCGCGTGGCCGGCCTCGATCCGGGCGTCGCCCGATGGAACGCCAAGCTGAGCGTCGCGGCGTCCGTGGTCCGCGGCGTGAGCATCGACAGCATCAAGGTTGGCGTCGCCCTCGACAGCGGCACGCTCGCGGTCACCGCGGGAGTCGCGGCGCCGGACGGGCGCGGCAACGCCGCGATCCAGGGCCGACTCGTCACACCGGGGCCCAAGCGCCCGATCTCCCTCGATCGCATCCTGGCCGAGGCCGATCTCCAGCTCCACGCCCGCGGCTGGTGGCGACTCGCCGAAGCAGCGCCCGATACCGCGATCATGCTCGCCAGCGTCGACACGGTCACCCTCCCGCTCGACTCCGGCGTCGCGGCGCTCCGCCTAACGAACGGCCGCGTGGCGATCGACACCCTCGACGTGCGCAGCGTCCTCGGCACGCTCACCGGATCGGGACAGGCCGCCGTCGCGCGCCGCGCCGGCGCTCAACCGTCGAACCTCGAGCTGGTGGCCGACACCCGAGACCTCACGCCCATCGCGCAGGTCCTCGGATTGAACGTCCTCGGCGCCGACAGTGCGCGGCTCTCGCTCGCCCTCTCCGGCACCGCCGACACCCCACAGGTCCGCGTCCTCGCGCGCGCCCGCGGGATCGCATACAACAGCAATCGCGTCGACGCGCTCGAGGCGGACGTCAGAGCGGCGCTTCCCGGATTGCGTCGACTCTCCGGGACCAACGGAACCGTGCGCGCGACAGATGTCGCGTTTGCGGGCATCGCCGCTCGGGAGTTGAACGTGACGCTCGGGTACGCCGACCGCTCAGCCCGCGTGTCGGTCGCCGGCACGCTCGACGACGGAACCACCGCGTCGCTCGTCGCCGACGCGGTGCCGGATTCCATCCGCAGCGCGCTGCGGCTCGATTCCCTCGCCATCGATCACACCAAGTATCACTGGCGCCTCACGCATCCCGTGCCCGTTTCGTACGGCGCACGCTACGCGGTCAAGGACTTCGAGCTCACGTCCAACACCGGCCGCCGCATCGCGATCGATGGCTCCGTTGGTCGGACGGGCGCCGAGCACCTGACGGTGCGCGCCGATTCGGTATCGCTGGCGCCGCTGGCGCGTGCGTTAGGCTACCATGCCCTCGCCGGCGCGAAACTCGTCGGCCAGGCGACGCTCGATGGAACCGCCGCCGCGCCGCGGCTGCACGCCGACGCGACTGTCGTGCTGCCCAAGGCGCACGCCGACTCGGGCACCGTCCACGCGGTGATCGACTGGACGGCGAAACAACTCGCCCTAAATGGCGCGATGACGCCCGTGGACGGCCACCCGCTCCAGGTGCACGGGAACTTGCCGCTGCAGTTGTCCTTCGCCGCCGGCGGCGCGCCGATCTCGGTCGTCGAGAATGGGCCGGTCGATCTCCGCATCGCTGCGGCAGGCTTCGATCTCAAGACCATCGAACCGTTCCTCGACCCGCGCACGATCGACCAGGCGGGCGGCGCGCTGGCCATCGACGCGCACGTGAGCGGCGTGGCCGATGCGCCGCAGCTGAGCGGCACGCTCGGGCTGCACGGCCTGCTCCTCCGGCTGCCATCGTTGGGCGTGACATACGAGAAAGGCACCGTCGTCGCGCACATGGCGAACGACCGTCTCTCGATCGACACCGCGCAGCTGCGCTCGGAGGACGGCGCGGCTCGCCTAACTGGCAGCGTCATCCTTCGCCAGCTCACGCTCGGCCAGTTCGATCTACACGCATCGATGCACAAGTTCCGCGCGGTGTGGACCTCCGCGTACCAGGTGGTGGCATCGGGCGACGTCGCCTTCCAGGGCACCACCAAAGCGCCCGCGTTCTCCGGCGCGCTTCGAATCAACAACGGCACGCTCGATCTGTCGGCGACCGGATCGGGCGGCAGCGCCAAACCCGTGAACCTCACCGAAGCCGAGCTGCGCTCGATCGCAGCGCGCTTCGGTCAGGAAGTCGTGGTCCCCGGCGGCAAGCAGGCCACGCCGTTCTTCGACAAGCTCGCCCTCAACCTCAAGGTCACGACGGATCGCGATGCATGGGTACGCCGCCGCGCCAACCCGCAGTTGCAAATAGAGCTCAGCGGCACCGTGACGGCGCGCAAAGATCCGCGCGGGCCGCTACGGTTGTACGGCACGCTCGAGCCGATCGAGGGCCGCAGCTACGTGGCCGAATTCGGACGGCGCTTCACGGTGAGCGAAGGAACGCTGACGTTCAACGGGGCGCCGCAGCAGCTGCGCATGAACATCAAGACGCAGTACGTCGTCCCGTCCACCGGCGATCCTAACGCAGCCGAGGTCACGATCAATCTCGACGTGACTGGTACGCCGCAGCGCATCCGGCTGGAGCTCAGCTCGGATCCGCAGATGAGCAATTCGGACATCATTTCGTACATCGCCACCGGCCATCCCGAAGCCGCCGGCCTCGGCCTCGGCGGCAACAGCACCGGGTCGTCCAACCTCGCGCTCCAGGCGGGAACGTCGGTGGCCGTGAGCCAGCTGCAGGGCGTGATCGAAGGTGTGGGACAGGATCAGCTCCAGCTCGACGTGATCGAGATCCGGCAGGATGCCGTGCGCGGCGCCACGCTCGTGGCCGGCCGCTACGTCTCGCCGCGCGTCTACCTCGGCTTCGCCCAACCGTTAGGCTTCGGCCAGGCCGCCACCGATCAGGGGAACCAGAACCTGTATCCCGAAGCGCAGGTGGAGTACAACGCGTTCAAGTGGCTGGTCATGCGCCTCGAGGGAGGCGTGTCCGACATGCGGTTCCTCCTGCGCTCCCGCCACTCGTACTAA